A genomic window from Thunnus thynnus chromosome 12, fThuThy2.1, whole genome shotgun sequence includes:
- the rab36 gene encoding ras-related protein Rab-36: MQDNRNGMMPFPPPISKDRVIWELPKCYTASACLQLKGDWDIQAKAACKDRAARHQPWDRQKMSKVVVVGDLNVGKTCLINRFCKDVFERDYKATIGVDFEIERFEISGVPFSLQIWDTAGQEKFKCIASAYYRGAQVIITVFDMADIKSLDHTRQWLEEAMRENEPGSCFIFLVGTKSDLLPLEEKQRTERDAIRIATEMHAEFWAVSAKTGENVQGFFFRVAALAFENCILKDMENGVPASIGGGNSIKSDRANLEEAAPQDMKRSCC, translated from the exons ATGCAGGATAACAGGAATGGGATGATGCCATTCCCACCACCCATAAGCAAAGACAGGGTCATCTGGGAATTGCCGAAG TGTTACACAGCTTCAGCTTGTCTGCAGCTGAAGGGAGACTGGGACATTCAGGCTAAAGCAGCCTGTAAAGACAGAGCCGCCAGGCATCAGCC GTGGGACcgacagaaaatgtcaaaagtgGTTGTTGTTGGGGACCTTAACGTGGGAAAGACCTGTCTTATAAATAG GTTTTGTAAAGATGTATTTGAAAGAGACTACAAGGCCACCATAGGAGTGGACTTTGAGATTGAGAGATTTGAGATATCTGGAGTACCTTTCTCTCTTCAGAT CTGGGATACTGCGGGGCAGGAAAAATTCAAATGCATTGCTTCTGCATACTACAGAGGTGCTCAGG TCATTATCACAGTCTTtgacatggcagacatcaaatcCCTGGATCATACACG CCAATGGTTGGAGGAGGCCATGAGAGAAAATGAGCCCGGCTCCTGTTTCATCTTCTTGGTTGGCACTAAGAGCGACCTGCTG CCCttagaagaaaaacagaggacagaaagagatgCCATCAGGATAGCAACAGAAATGCATGCAGAGTTTTGGGCTGTTTCAGCCAAAACAG GGGAAAATGTGCAGGGGTTTTTCTTCAGGGTGGCAGCCTTGGCCTTTGAGAACTGCATACTAAAGGACATGGAGAATGGCGTTCCTGCTAGCATCGGAGGAGGAAATAGTATAA AATCAGATCGTGCCAACCTGGAGGAGGCCGCACCCCAAGACATGaagagaagctgctgctga